The Coffea arabica cultivar ET-39 chromosome 2c, Coffea Arabica ET-39 HiFi, whole genome shotgun sequence genome includes the window ttCTCAAACCGAAAAAGCATCCCAAAAATTTTAACCATAAATTCTTCTTCCCGTTTCCATTATATAGATATAGAAGCAGCAATTAGTTTTATGAAACAATGGTGGATTTGGAttggaaaacaaaaatgatCTCATCCGATATACCAACCACATCTCCTAGGCTTTCCAATATGCTTCAAATCTCCGTACCTTCTAGTACTACACCAACCGTTCGGGTCGCCGATTTATCACCGGCTTCTGAGTCGGCTTGTTCGGCCTACGAACACTACTTGCGACTTCCGGAGCTGAAAAGGCTGTGGAGCTCTCAAGATGTTCCCACCTGGAGAAACGAATCCATACTTAAACCGGCTCTGCAGGGCTTGGAGATTACTTTCCGGTTCATCTCAGCCGTTTTGTCCGACTCTAGACCCTACGCTAACCGGAGAGAATGGAGGCGGCGGCTGGAGTCTCTGGCCACCGGCCAGGTCGAGATTATAGCTTTGCTGTGCCAAGAAGGCGAGGAGGACTACAGGACGCGTGGCACCGCGCCGATTGTTGACCTGACATCGAATTCCGGCGTGTGGGTTCGCGAGAGCAGCTCCGCGGAGGTGTGGAAGCTCACCGGAGGAGATAATAAAACAGTGGTGAGCAGAGCGAGCGACGCTAGCTTGCTGCCTCGCCTTGCCACGTGGCAGAAGTCGGAAGACGTCGCCCAGAAGATCCTCTACTCCATCGAGTGCGAGATGAGGAGCTGTCCTTATACTTTGGGCTTGGGCGAGCCGAATCTCAGCGGCAAGCCGAGCCTGGACTACGATCGCGTGTGCAAGCCGGCTGAGCTCCACGCCCTGAAAAGATCCCCGTCCGATCACATGAATCTTCAAAACTCTGAAAACCAAACGCTCTACAGCGTTCACCAAATCTTAGAATCATGGATCTACACGTCGGGGCAAATTTTGAAGAGAATCTCGGATCAAATCGAAGAAAGAGAGTTTGAGAGCGCCTGCAGTAATTGCTGGCTACTCGAGAAAATTTGGAATCTGTTGAGCCAAATCGAAGATCTCCATTTACTGATGGATCCGGACGACTTCCTCCGGCTGAAGAATCAACTGTCTATTAAAGCGACGTCGGAGAATGATTTGTTCTGCTTCAGGTCGAGAGAACTGGTTGACATAACCAAGTTCTCAAAAGATTTGAGGCACAAAGTGCCCTTCATTTTGGAGGTGGAGGTGGACCCCAAGGGAGGGCCGAGAATACAAGAGGCGGCCATGGAGTTGTACCGGAGGAAGAATGGGTTTGAGAGGATTCATTTGCTCCAGGGGTTGCAGGCGGTGGAGATGGCGGTTAAGAGGTTCTATTATTCGTATAAGCAGCTGCTGGTGGTGGTAATGGGAAGCGTGGAGGCGAAGGGGAACAAGGGCTTCGTTGGGGTGGATGCAGGGGATACATTGGCTCAGATATTTCTGGAGCCCACTTATTTTCCGAGTTTGGATGCTGCCAAGACGTTCTTGGGGGACTATTGGAGCCATGAACGCCGGTGGTGCAGTCCGGAGAGACGGAGGCAGTGAGCAGGGATATGTACGGGGCATGCTTGGATACCGATCATCACAAGTtccataattattattttattaataattgCTGTGATATTGGATTGATTAATGTAATATACAAATTCTTGTGGAGCCGCATGAGAGTGATGTAAAATTTTGACACAACAGCCAAAATGAATTGCAGTAAttcttgtttggattgagcattatttccttaattttatttggttacgtcatcattacaattttcaatatacctttttatctttctaattacttttttatttcacatacatcatatcacaaaaaatgctacagtaaaaatatctcaaataacttacaatccaaataaATCCGATAATTTTGGTCCTTGCCACACACTAGCGGCCACATGGATGCAGTTATGCTTACGCTCACTCTCACTCTCGCGCACACCAAGCAAGTAAAGTAATACGGGCAACACACAATTAGTTCAGACTTCAGACTTTAGAAAATGAACGATGCATATActagtgtgtatatatatagagagagagagaaggaaagAAGAGGGATCTATCTTTAGAAGAAATAGACGTTTGTTTAAATTCTGAATATCTTCTAGTCTATCTATCTATTTATCAAGATTGTTAATTAACTAAGAACACttcacaaatttttttaaaaacttctacggtaaactacagtaaaattttaaacaaacatTCAAAAAACTCACCTTCTAAACAGGCCAAAGGTTGTTTTCAGAAAATTCGATGGAATGTTCTGATACGCAAATTTGTGTTTTCGATCCATAACGAATCTGGACAGACTCTTTTGGTCTTTGGTTTGAATGGAAATTTCCAGCCTGAACAGACCCTTTTGGTCAGACTCTTTTGGTCTTTGGTTTGAATGGAAATTTCCAACCTTCATTTTCTACCTAAACTTTGGTTAAAATGGGTTCCAGCCCATTTTTTTCCACACAGCGTTGCTAGAATGGGCTCTTCTTGGATTTCTTCTTGTCAACCGCCACAAAATGGGAGTGTCATTAAGTCTAATTCTGGgatgaaaaaaaaacttttctgTGAATATGTAACTACCAAATTGCTTCATTTTCATCATTGGAAAATAATTCAGGTTTGTTAAGAATATAGGGTGCAAAGTGTTCGAAATTGAAGTTTAGGGTGcaaagtgaaaaagtgatataAGCTTGGAGATGCAAAATCAAAATAATCCTAAGAAAAAAGAAGGTTTGGAACtctgtttctcccttttttagCATTATTAAGGCAAATATTCCAACTATTGAAGAATACATTAACGAATAAATACAGGAGCACCTTTGCGCAGATCGATTATGGATGttcaaaaattctggaaagctTCCCCCAAATAAAATTCCGGAAAGAGACTAAATATATCTGCGTTTTTCAGGTTTTTgataatattttcaaatttaattgttTCAATATAAATTTTGTGTTTTCATGATAGGTTTTCGTATACTCAAAATACTCAAAATGTTATTTGGATTAACCTAGATTTCAAATACTCAAAATCCTCCGCAAAATCTAATTCATGAACCTAAACTGATTTTTGTGAGAGTTTTCGTACATTTGATCGTTCTTAGTCCCATTTATTGTGGTTTGTCTACAAGTATAATCTGGTGTTTGGATCAGTGATGTTGGAATCCTTGATTGGATTTCAAGAAATTGTAGGTTTATGGTGTACTGCCTTGTATACTAGATCATCTGGTGTATAATCTTGTTTTCATGTCCCACTCCCCATAAACACGTCTGACTTCATTAACCTTAACTACCAATTGATTAATAAAATTCTGGAAAGAGACTAAATATATCTGCGTTTTTCAGGCTTTTgataatattttcaaatttaattgttTCGGTTTCTCCGGACTTACAGTCTTACATACACATCTATTAACTGAAAagagtaaaataaaaattccacattcttgattaaaaagaaagagaacatTAAACTCCAACATAGAAACAACAAGAGAGAATACCATGTCTACATTGATGTCTCTGTTACAAGACCTGGTGTGCACATACCGTGCCAGACCAAAGCATTCAGTTGGTTTTGAGTACAAGAGTTTGGTGTATCTGTAAATCAATTCTTGGAACAATTGCACTAGCCATGGAGGAACCAAGAATTTAAGGCCTTGGATTCAAATTCTTCTTCTCCCTTCTCATTTCTTATATCCTATACAAGAAAAAATTACACCAGCCACACACAACTATACCCTTAAAATTGTATGTGCCCAAACTACATGCATGATCGTAACACATGAAACTTAACAAGCAGAACAAAACACAGATCAACTCATACTTTATGTTATACCATTTATTGATGTGAAACTTGTGTCTCCATTTGAATTAATGTCACCTTTAAAACGAAGTGTAAGTGTGTAATATAGGTGTAACGGAAGTGTATTAGAGTACCCAGAATCTCTAGATGACTAGACAACGTCATGCCTCGTGACAAAGAATCGCCATAGTACCATAAATGTTAATCCCAGCAAAGAAGACAAACAAAACCATGCATGCAATGAAAACGATTTCTCGCTCGAATTTTCTGACCCTTGTGCCAATCAGTTGCCTTTCTCTTTGCGGACCCTGGTCAGGCACTTTGTTAGCTTCTTGATACCAAGCTTCGTATTCCCACTCAAGCCGGTGTAGGCATTTCGTATACTGTTTCCCAATCACAAACAAAGTGATCAGATTCAGAATAGCAGCGGTTAGGGATAGCAAGAGAGGGATTAAACGAAAATGGCACTTGATGGAAGAAGAGCCACTGAATATTGCTGTGAAAATCACTCCTTGGAACACAAAATAGTAGTTTGCTAGCTGGAAAACGTTTGTTTCCAGCTTATGGATTCGCTCCTCCAGCTTCTCAattctttcttccaaaatctCTCTGTTTCCTTTGGCTGTCGCCATATATAATTAGTTAGCTAGGAAAGAAACAGGAAGGAGAAGGGAAgacttcaatttttttctttggggCTGAATCAAGTTTTTATGCCAACAACAATGGTGGTGCCCTCTTTTACAGGCCTAGAAGCTGAAGTTTGTGCTCTATCAACAATCCTGACCTGAATAGTTTTGTTGGGAACACAAGTCTTGGGCACTAATGCACCTCACCAAGTACTGCCGCCCGCAGGCCGCACCGTTGTCCCAAACCCCTTCCCCTGCTGCTGCAAACAAATTGCTTGATGGGAATTGAGAGTTATCACTCCCAAAACAAGCTGTGGCTGTAGACAAAATTCACAACCCAAAAATGTTACCATCTTCTAATATTGCCATTGTTGTTAATCCCAATGAATTGTTAGGAGTAGAAAAATTGTGGAATTGATTAGGATTACTAGCTAGCACTTACGGGTGTATGGAGGGTTGTATTGCCTTGCAGTGCCAACATCAGCTGAAGAAGGATGGAAGAGGTGGGCAGATGAAAGAAGGTAGAGGAATAGGAGGAGAAGTTGAGATTTTGAAATCCTAATTAATCTGCAAAAGTCAGTGGTTGGTTCATAGACGACAGTAGTATCATTGAGCTGTGAGTTACATGCAAGGCGGGTTAAAGGGTTTATGTAACATATAGACGTGCAGGGTCCACAAAGAGATTTCAGGGAAGGGAAGCAACTTGTTGGTGCGTTGATAGATAGGGACTCAAGGATAGCAGACAAGCAAAAGACCGTGCACACATGGAAAATTATTAGTGAAAAAAGAAGATGACGTAGAATCCAGCATCACTGGAAACTTGTTGCAAAAGACCGTGAGTTTAGATGACGTAGAGTCCAGCATCACTGGAAacttgttgaggtataaggcttGGTCAATGCAAGGGCCGCCGGCTTTTAATTTGACTCGGTTTCAGCTGCTACAGCTGGCTAGCTGGAAATTTACATTTCATAATAAGCTTTTAATTGAAGGtcctttttttaaaagaaaagaaaaaagaaaaaaaaataaggatagGGCATAAAAAACAACAAATTCCAAAGATCAAATcgtttgctttttgtttttctataaTTACAATTCAGGAgacaatgaattttttataagTAGAGTTGAACTCCATCCTAAGATGTAGTAAACAATTGAGGAGGAAAATATGAGCTAAATTATGAGGAAAGAAATATAAGCTTGTTATGTTATTcgaatgtcaagggcccgatattcAAATTAACCTAATGATTCAAtgccaaattaattgattgaatccgtaattgttcagttgattaataccagtggcgactagcgtgattggtttcatgttagggaaacgtatgatctaatttaaacaaaccctcgtagcatgtttgttggttagggttggacttttctaattattaatgcaattgagaaattaaatcctacggtcgtacttatggttgtttcttggttagagaa containing:
- the LOC113725412 gene encoding nematode resistance protein-like HSPRO2 → MVDLDWKTKMISSDIPTTSPRLSNMLQISVPSSTTPTVRVADLSPASESACSAYEHYLRLPELKRLWSSQDVPTWRNESILKPALQGLEITFRFISAVLSDSRPYANRREWRRRLESLATGQVEIIALLCQEGEEDYRTRGTAPIVDLTSNSGVWVRESSSAEVWKLTGGDNKTVVSRASDASLLPRLATWQKSEDVAQKILYSIECEMRSCPYTLGLGEPNLSGKPSLDYDRVCKPAELHALKRSPSDHMNLQNSENQTLYSVHQILESWIYTSGQILKRISDQIEEREFESACSNCWLLEKIWNLLSQIEDLHLLMDPDDFLRLKNQLSIKATSENDLFCFRSRELVDITKFSKDLRHKVPFILEVEVDPKGGPRIQEAAMELYRRKNGFERIHLLQGLQAVEMAVKRFYYSYKQLLVVVMGSVEAKGNKGFVGVDAGDTLAQIFLEPTYFPSLDAAKTFLGDYWSHERRWCSPERRRQ